The DNA window CCGGCAGCGGCAGCTCGACCAGCGGCTCGTCCACCGGCTCGCCCGCGAGCCGAGGCCGCCCCACCAGCTCGTCCGACACTCCCGCGCCGCCCGCCGCGACCAGATGCAGCCGGGCCAGTACCCGAAGCGGTGACTGGCGCCAGATGGACAGCAGCTGTCCGGCCTCAGCGGTCAGCCGCAGCGCGGCGCCGACCGTACGGGACTCCGCATCGATGCTGAAGTCGGTACGCCGGCGCACCTCCTCCAGGGCCCAGTCGGCGCCCGACAGCGACGCCGACCCGCGCGCGCCGCGCAGCGCGGCCTCCGCGGTGATCTCGTTGCTGCGGCGCCGCATGACGCGGTGTCCGTAGACCCGGTCGACGGCCTTGCGTACGGAGTCCACGGCCTCGGGCACGCCGGGCAGCGCGCCGAGCGCCGCGAGTGGATCAGCTGTCGTACTCATAAGTAAGGAGCCTACGCACCCCGGGCACGCACCCCACCTTGGAGTGGTCTTCTTCACTCACTGTGCGCACACCACGCAATCATGCGATTACCCTTGGTGAACATGAAGATCGCTTTCGTAGGGAAGGGCGGCAGCGGCAAGACGACGCTGTCCTCGCTCTTCATCCGCCACCTCACCGCCAACGAGGCCACGGTCATCGCCGTGGACGCCGACATCAACCAGCACCTGGGGGCCGCCCTCGGCCTCGACGAGGCGGAGGCCGCGGCGCTGCCCGCGATGGGTTCGCACCTGCCCCTCATCAAGGACTACCTGCGCGGCTCCAACCCCCGGATCACCTCCGCCGAAACGATGATCAAGACAACACCGCCGGGAGAGGGGTCGCGCCTGCTGCGAGTGAGCGAGGACAACCCGGTCTACGACGCGTGCGCCCGCACCGTCCGGCTCGACGACGGTGAGATCCGGCTGATGGCCACGGGCCCGTTCACCGAGTCCGACCTGGGCGTCTCCTGCTACCACTCCAAGGTCGGGGCGGTCGAGCTGTGTCTCAATCACCTCGTCGACGGCCCGGAGGAGTACGTGATCGTCGACATGACGGCCGGCTCCGACTCCTTCGCCTCGGGCTTGTTCACCCGTTTCGACATGACCTTCCTGGTGGCCGAGCCGACCCGTAAGGGCGTGTCCGTGTACCGCCAGTACAAGGAGTACGCCCGGGACTACGGCGTATCGCTCAAGGTCGTCGGCAACAAGGTGCAGGGCC is part of the Streptomyces agglomeratus genome and encodes:
- a CDS encoding ATP-binding protein, encoding MKIAFVGKGGSGKTTLSSLFIRHLTANEATVIAVDADINQHLGAALGLDEAEAAALPAMGSHLPLIKDYLRGSNPRITSAETMIKTTPPGEGSRLLRVSEDNPVYDACARTVRLDDGEIRLMATGPFTESDLGVSCYHSKVGAVELCLNHLVDGPEEYVIVDMTAGSDSFASGLFTRFDMTFLVAEPTRKGVSVYRQYKEYARDYGVSLKVVGNKVQGQDDIEFLREQVGDDLLVTVRASDWVRSMEKGRPSRFELLEADNRLALQTLQNAAEDSYAERDWERYTRQMVHFHLKNAESWGNAKTGADLAAQVDPAFVLGERFAEVSAAQPA
- a CDS encoding oxidoreductase — its product is MSTTADPLAALGALPGVPEAVDSVRKAVDRVYGHRVMRRRSNEITAEAALRGARGSASLSGADWALEEVRRRTDFSIDAESRTVGAALRLTAEAGQLLSIWRQSPLRVLARLHLVAAGGAGVSDELVGRPRLAGEPVDEPLVELPLPGADEVAGRLEGLSELIIAGGSAPALVTAAVVHGELMALRPFGSHNGLVARTAERIVLISSGLDPKSVCPAEVGHGELGRAAYVAALDGYVSGTPEGMASWITHCGRAVELGARESTAVCEALQRGAA